Proteins from one Cryptomeria japonica chromosome 4, Sugi_1.0, whole genome shotgun sequence genomic window:
- the LOC131050575 gene encoding 2-C-methyl-D-erythritol 2,4-cyclodiphosphate synthase, chloroplastic, with product MASIRASASTATTVSKLSTQSTFKAAERDGGRVNVSLSVGIRKPSNLKFLSIKRDRLKHEDMTFTRLASPSGVTYTSTETSDAVSAPVLPFRIGHGFDLHRLEPNLPLFIGGIKIPHDRGCEAHSDGDVLLHCIVDAILGALGLPDIGQIFPDNDPKWKGAASSVFVKEAVKLMHEAGYELGNLDATLILERPKLSPHKGVIQANLCALLGASSSVINIKAKTHEKVDSLGENRSIAAHTVVLLMKK from the exons ATGGCATCCATAAGAGCCTCAGCCTCTACCGCTACCACTGTATCGAAATTATCTACCCAGTCGACCTTCAAAGCGGCGGAGAGGGATGGAGGTAGAGTAAATGTGAGTCTGAGCGTGGGTATTCGCAAGCCATCCAACTTGAAATTCTTATCAATTAAAAG GGATCGATTGAAACATGAAGATATGACATTTACAAGGTTGGCTTCACCCAGCGGTGTAACTTACACTTCCACTGAAACTAGTGATGCTGTATCTGCACCTGTGCTGCCATTCAGAATTGGGCATGGTTTTGATTTGCACCGGTTGGAGCCAAATTTGCCCCTTTTCATAGGAGGAATCAAGATACCTCATGACCGAGGATGTGAAGCTCATTCTGATG GGGATGTCTTGCTTCACTGCATTGTGGATGCAATTCTCGGAGCATTGGGCCTTCCAGACATTGGACAGATCTTCCCTGATAATGATCCAAAGTGGAAGGGGGCAGCATCTTCAGTGTTTGTAAAAGAAGCG GTCAAACTTATGCATGAGGCAGGATATGAGCTTGGCAACTTGGATGCAACATTGATTTTGGAGAGACCGAAATTAAGCCCTCATAAGGGGGTAATACAAGCCAACCTTTGTGCGTTGCTTGGGGCTTCTTCTTCTGTTATTAATATCAAGGCTAAGACACACGAGAAGGTTGATAGTCTTGGGGAGAACCGCAGTATTGCTGCTCATACAGTTGTACTTCTTATGAAGAAATAA